The sequence CCTctcattaattcattttctATGTGAATATTGTCTTGTATAAGTTTTTGATTTATGGTTTTTGCTTGACTCAAttgttaaaactttttttaagcTTGAAGATTGGGCTATGAATAAGGGGAGGACAATGTTTTTGTGTGGTGCaagtaattattatatcatagtaCTTATATATGTTGAATTTTTCTAGATCTATACTGGCATTGTGTATGATTAATTATTCAATCAATCAATGTCATAAAATTGTATCTATCATTTCCAAATGATCATATTACTTTGTGTTGATAGTGTAATTTTGCAATAGAACTATGAGAATGCCTTACATTCTATGTTGTAGTTTCTCAAATACCCACattgttgaatattttaaaatattttttctttcgatattaattatttttatgatataatcagtctgatttaaataaattaatgttcTTTTaccttttgttaaaaaaaaaaatttcttcacaGAAAATTCCCACAAGTTATGCAACCTACAAGAATGGAAAGTTACCTAGGAATGTTTTTTTTAGGGATCGATTTAATAATATGTGGCCTATGGGAGTGACCAAAATAGAAGGAGCTTTGTATTTTGAATATGGATGGGAGAAATTTATAGAGGATAACAACACTCTAGAGTATGGAGACTTTATGATATTTGATTATGATGGAAATGAAACATTTGACTTCAAAGTACTTGAAATGAGCGGATGTGTAAAAGAAGGACCTAAatgtgaaaagaaaaaggaagtgTATGTTGAACATCGAAATAGTGTAGagccaaaagaaaaaaacaggATTGGAGATAATAACGATAGTTCATCTGATGATGATAATGCCGATAACTACAtgatagaagaagaagaaagtaacGATAAAGAAGAGGTGGaaaaggaagaggaagaagatgagGAGGAGAAAGAAACTATGGAGGAAGTGGAGGATGAAGCtgaggaggaagaagatgaagaagagattgaaacgactcaaacattcaagaaaaGGAGGTCAGGTTCAAAAGGTACAaacaattattaaatattttgttctactcatcttattcattttatatgatTGTGTTTGTATATTTGGACATGACTTTATAGTCTTAATCTTATAGATGTTATGAAAAATGTTTAAGACTATAAGTTTTAATATAGGTTTGGTTGTTTGGTTCATTGATAAAACTAGCCTAGGGGCCCATTTTGTTAGTATTTATTGAATATCAGAGAGAATACATTCAAATGTcattttataataaaacttTTGGTCTATTGTCAAAAGTGTTTTTTCCTTTCATAAAGTTCATGTTCAATAAAGTATCAGAACATAAAATGAAACGAATGGAGTATTTGTGAGTATTCATGAGATTTCTATTTGTGAATCTGATCATAGCTTTCTTGATTTAGCTGGACGCAGAAAAGCCGTTACTTGCAAGGTCAGGAATATGGTCGACCGACATGGTATAGATATATTCAGAAGTGGAAGCGCAACTAAGCCAAAAAATCCATACTTTGTAGCAAAGATAATAGCAAAAA comes from Solanum pennellii chromosome 1, SPENNV200 and encodes:
- the LOC107032650 gene encoding B3 domain-containing protein At5g60140-like, producing MEKGFFRIFNPESSAKRMKIPTSYATYKNGKLPRNVFFRDRFNNMWPMGVTKIEGALYFEYGWEKFIEDNNTLEYGDFMIFDYDGNETFDFKVLEMSGCVKEGPKCEKKKEVYVEHRNSVEPKEKNRIGDNNDSSSDDDNADNYMIEEEESNDKEEVEKEEEEDEEEKETMEEVEDEAEEEEDEEEIETTQTFKKRRSGSKAGRRKAVTCKVRNMVDRHGIDIFRSGSATKPKNPYFVAKIIAKRRNQQYVPIDVVRDYKLELPPSMTIRDSAGREFETKVKYWKDGRIWLVGGWRSICRWNLVEKNDRFICEFVREQCGKISFLQVRVLQEGSNSHPNNK